One window from the genome of Streptomyces sp. NBC_01476 encodes:
- a CDS encoding MarR family transcriptional regulator — protein sequence MDSTLPGAAPAAKSAATSAPPASVVRRRRRLTARIKDGLRDLTVQHSLLNHQVGTHLDLRDADLECLDLISRYGPIGPTALAKRAGLHPATLTGVLDRLERGGWVVRTPNPNDRRAILVQVIKEKEAEVAFLFSGLNRAMDDVCSGYEDAELVMIADFLLRTARAARVATDDLADS from the coding sequence ATGGATTCCACCCTGCCCGGGGCCGCACCGGCAGCGAAATCGGCGGCGACGTCGGCACCCCCGGCCTCCGTTGTGCGGCGGAGACGGCGGCTGACCGCCCGGATAAAGGACGGACTGCGGGATCTCACCGTCCAGCATTCCCTGCTGAACCACCAAGTGGGCACCCACCTCGACCTTCGGGACGCCGATCTGGAGTGCCTGGATCTGATCAGCCGTTACGGCCCGATCGGACCGACCGCACTGGCCAAACGTGCCGGACTGCATCCGGCCACCCTCACCGGAGTCCTCGACCGCCTCGAACGCGGCGGCTGGGTCGTGCGGACCCCCAACCCCAACGACCGGCGGGCGATCCTCGTCCAGGTCATCAAGGAGAAGGAAGCCGAAGTCGCCTTCCTCTTCTCCGGCCTCAACAGGGCGATGGACGACGTGTGCTCCGGCTACGAGGACGCCGAACTCGTCATGATCGCCGACTTCCTGCTGCGTACCGCCCGGGCCGCCAGAGTCGCCACCGACGACCTCGCCGACAGCTGA
- a CDS encoding SIS domain-containing protein, which translates to MSASSLTTTEIATQPECWQRAAELVATEGAKLPRSGERVAVIGCGTSWFMAQSYAALRERDGKGETDAFAASEFPFGRGYDRVVAITRSGTTTEVLRACERLRGTIPVTAITADPNTPVMAAADDIVVLDFADEQSVVQTRFATTVLALLRAHLGEDLTSAIGDARKAVEDELAPSLVASEQFTFLGTGWTYGLAQEAALKMREAAGAWTESYPAMEYRHGPISITGPGRAVWSFGPLPDGLADNVEAVGGLLETHPATDPLADLIRAQRLAVAIAEAKGYNPDQPRNLTRSVILV; encoded by the coding sequence ATGTCCGCGTCGTCCCTGACCACCACCGAAATCGCCACCCAGCCGGAATGCTGGCAGCGCGCGGCCGAACTCGTCGCCACCGAGGGCGCGAAGCTGCCGCGGTCCGGCGAGCGCGTCGCGGTGATCGGCTGCGGCACCTCCTGGTTCATGGCGCAGTCGTACGCGGCGCTGCGTGAGCGCGACGGCAAGGGTGAGACCGACGCCTTCGCCGCCTCTGAGTTTCCCTTCGGCCGGGGCTACGACCGGGTGGTGGCCATCACCCGCTCCGGCACCACCACCGAGGTGCTGCGTGCCTGCGAACGCCTGCGCGGCACCATCCCGGTCACCGCCATCACCGCGGACCCGAACACTCCCGTGATGGCCGCGGCCGACGACATCGTCGTCCTCGACTTCGCCGACGAACAGTCCGTCGTCCAGACCCGGTTCGCCACCACCGTGCTCGCCCTGCTCCGTGCCCACCTCGGCGAGGACCTCACCTCGGCCATCGGCGACGCACGCAAGGCGGTCGAGGACGAACTGGCCCCGTCCCTCGTGGCGTCCGAGCAGTTCACCTTCCTCGGCACCGGCTGGACGTACGGCCTCGCGCAGGAAGCCGCCCTCAAGATGCGGGAGGCCGCGGGCGCCTGGACTGAGTCCTACCCCGCGATGGAGTACCGCCACGGCCCGATCAGCATCACCGGACCGGGCCGCGCCGTCTGGTCCTTCGGCCCGCTCCCGGACGGCCTCGCCGACAACGTGGAAGCCGTCGGCGGCCTCCTCGAAACCCACCCGGCCACCGACCCCCTCGCCGACCTCATCCGCGCCCAGCGGCTCGCCGTCGCCATCGCCGAGGCCAAGGGCTACAACCCGGACCAGCCCCGCAACCTCACCCGCTCCGTCATCCTCGTCTGA